One part of the Eucalyptus grandis isolate ANBG69807.140 chromosome 10, ASM1654582v1, whole genome shotgun sequence genome encodes these proteins:
- the LOC104443984 gene encoding probable polygalacturonase: MPPPPAGPAAVLLVAVAVAALLATTAAGEEVVTCSGVVPMSDRVDRISIADFGGVGDGRTLNTKAFREAVYRIQHLARPGGTLLHVPPGVYLTESFNLTSHMTLYLASGAVIKATQDTSNWPLIAPLPSYGRGRERPGGRYVSFIHGDGLQDVIITGENGTIDGQGDVWWNMWRQRTLSFTRPNLVELVNSRDIIISNVVFQNSPFWNIHPVYCSNVVVRNVTILAPVDSPNTDGIDPDSSSNVCIEDSYISVGDDVVSVKSGWDEYGIAYGRPSSNITIRRLTGSSPFAGIAIGSEMSGGIENVLVENVNLYKVGIGIHVKTNSGRGAFIRNITVSDVYVEDARKGIKISGDVGDHPDDGYDPNALPVVTGILVKDMRGTNVQQAGLIRGIKNSPFTGLCLSNVNLHGKPGPREDPWSCSDVSGAAFKVSPSPCSELTSVSDRDSCANYS, translated from the exons atgccgccgccgcctgctGGCCCGGCCGCCGTCCtgctcgtcgccgtcgccgtcgcggcGCTGCTGGCCACCacggcggcgggggaggaggTCGTCACGTGCTCCGGCGTGGTCCCGATGAGCGACCGCGTGGACAGGATCTCCATCGCGGACTTCGGCGGCGTCGGGGACGGGCGGACGCTGAACACCAAGGCGTTCCGGGAGGCCGTGTACCGGATCCAGCACCTGGCCCGGCCCGGCGGCACGCTGCTCCACGTGCCCCCCGGGGTGTACCTGACGGAGAGCTTCAACCTCACGAGCCACATGACGCTGTACCTGGCCAGCGGCGCCGTCATCAAGGCCACCCAG GATACCTCGAATTGGCCACTTATTGCACCATTGCCATCTTATGGAAGAGGCAGAGAGCGGCCTGGTGGAAGATATGTGAGCTTCATTCATGGAGATGGCCTTCAAGACGTGATTATCACTG GTGAGAACGGAACGATAGATGGCCAAGGAGATGTCTGGTGGAATATGTGGAGACAGAGAACTCTCAGTTTTACCAGACCAAATCTTGTCGAATTGGTTAATTCCAGAGACATCATAATTTCCAATGTGGTTTTCCAGAACTCTCCGTTCTGGAATATTCATCCCGTTTATTGTAG TAACGTGGTTGTCCGTAATGTGACCATATTAGCTCCAGTGGACTCTCCCAACACAGATGGGATTGATCCAG ATTCGAGCTCTAATGTCTGCATAGAGGATTCGTACATCTCTGTTGGAGATGATGTCGTCTCGGTGAAAAGTGGGTGGGATGAGTATGGTATTGCCTATGGTCGCCCAAGCTCAAATATCACCATCCGCAGATTAACAGGATCATCCCCATTCGCCGGCATTGCAATAGGAAGTGAAATGTCCGGTGGGATAGAGAATGTCCTGGTTGAAAACGTTAACTTGTACAAAGTGGGTATTGGAATCCATGTGAAAACAAATTCCGGGAGAGGGGCTTTCATAAGAAACATAACTGTCTCCGATGTGTACGTGGAGGATGCGAGAAAGGGGATAAAGATTTCAGGCGATGTCGGAGATCATCCCGACGACGGGTACGACCCAAATGCTCTTCCGGTGGTGACCGGCATCTTGGTAAAGGATATGCGGGGAACAAATGTTCAACAGGCAGGTCTAATACGAGGCATAAAGAACTCCCCTTTCACCGGGCTCTGCCTTTCTAATGTCAACCTCCATGGCAAGCCAGGGCCGAGAGAAGATCCTTGGTCGTGCTCCGATGTGAGTGGGGCCGCCTTCAAGGTGAGTCCATCCCCTTGTTCGGAGCTGACTAGCGTCTCTGACAGGGATTCATGTGCTAACTACTCCTGA
- the LOC104443985 gene encoding DNA primase small subunit — translation MNREEAENCREDMEIDGNEPEMPAQRHADIIPDGFNANYLKAYYGKVFPHSDIFKWMCYGHDGKHPGCDPTYLSRREFSFTLDNDIYLRFQSYTSAYELESSIKEKCPFKIDIGPVYSVNPAKRHAYAQTGDNVFTPVERELIFDVDITDYDDVRFCCSGADICLDCWPLMTVAIKVIDTALRDDFGFNHILWVYSGRRGVHCWVCDGKARRLSNEQRAAITDYFRVYKGNENSNKKVSLVGPVLHPFLARSYTDVLRDFFEGKVLLNQNILSTEEKYEKILEMIPDESVAAELRGKWQEKRKAKDDINVVRWEQLKSLLHSGKVKHIQGLRRCIEEIIFSFTYPRLDMEVSKHMNHLLKAPFCVHPKTGRVCVPIDPNNCEEFDPTAVPTLSQLLQELNMSGSRADTDDELDRTSLGRAVRYFRSSFLQPLLKSCKEEIESAYNSRLQQSKNSLSW, via the exons ATGAATCGAGAGGAAGCCGAGAATTGCAGGGAGGACATGGAAATTGATGGCAACGAACCAGAAATGCCTGCACAGAGGCACGCTGATATCATACCTGATGGATTTAATGCCAATTACCTCAAAGCTTACTATG GAAAGGTTTTTCCACATTCTGATATCTTCAAATGGATGTGCTATGGCCATG ATGGAAAGCACCCCGGCTGCGATCCAACATACTTGAGCCGTAGAGAATTTTCTTTCACACTGGATAATGACATCTACCTGCGGTTCCAGTCCTACACAAGTGCATATGAGTTGGAAAgctcaatcaaagaaaaatgccCATTTAAAATAGATATTGGACCAGTTTACAGTGTGAAT CCTGCAAAGAGACATGCATACGCACAAACTGGTGATAATGTGTTTACTCCAGTAGAGAGGGAGCTCATCTTTGATGTT GATATAACAGATTATGATGATGTTAGATTTTGCTGTTCTGGAGCTGATATCTGCTTGGACTGCTGGCCACTGATGACTGTGGCTATAAAAGTAATTGACACGGCCCTCAGAG ATGACTTTGGCTTCAATCACATTTTGTGGGTATATAGTGGCCGACGTGGTGTTCATTGTTGGGTTTGTGATGGGAAAGCAAGAAG ATTATCCAATGAACAGAGGGCAGCCATTACTGATTACTTCCGTGTATATAAA GGCAATGAAAATAGCAACAAGAAGGTTTCTTTAGTAGGTCCAGTTCTTCATCCTTTCCTTGC GAGATCATATACAGATGTTTTGAGGGATTTCTTTGAGGGAAAAGTGCTTTTGAACCAAAATATACTATCGACTGAGGAGAAATATGAGAAGATCCTGGAAATGATTCCTGATGAAT CTGTTGCTGCTGAGCTGCGGGGGAAGTGGCAGGAGAAGAGAAAAGCCAAGGATGACATTAATGTTGTTAGATGGGAGCAGCTAAAAAGCTTACTTCACTCAGGAAAAGTTAAG CACATACAAGGACTGCGCAGGTGCATTGAagagataattttttcttttacctatCCCAGGCTTGATATGGAG GTTTCCAAACACATGAACCATTTGCTGAAGGCGCCATTTTGTGTACATCCAAAAACAG GTCGCGTTTGTGTCCCTATTGATCCAAATAATTGCGAGGAGTTTGATCCTACTGCAGTGCCAACCCTTTCACAG CTTCTGCAAGAACTCAACATGAGCGGTTCGAGAGCTGATACGGATGATG AACTGGACAGAACCTCACTTGGAAGAGCAGTGAGATACTTCAGATCATCATTTTTGCAGCCCTTACTGAAATCTTGCAAG GAGGAGATAGAAAGTGCATACAATAGTCGACTACAGCAATCGAAGAATAGTTTAAGTTGGTAA